The sequence below is a genomic window from Candidatus Eisenbacteria bacterium.
TCGCTATTCCGCGGCGACCGCGAACTTCTCCCGCCAGACGGGCGACAGCTCTGCACACTCGGTGAGCCGTGCCGCGAGATCCGCGCTCTTCTCGTGTCCCATGCGAAGCGCCAGCACCTTCGCGACCGTGAAGTCGGGATGCAGGCGCTCCAGCAACTTGAAGGGCTGATTGACTGCGATCGTGCCGGGCGTGAGCACGCGCAGATACCAGCCGCTGCGCCCCGACGCCGCGACTTTCTCGAGCAGGTCCGCCCGATCCCAGCGACGCGCGATGTTCATGCACGGCCCGCGTGGTTGAGAAACCTGCAACCGCACGTCACCGACCGCCCAGGTGTCGCCGATGCAGACACTGGTCTCGTCGATACCCGACACGGTCAGGTTCTCGCCGAAACCGCCGGGGCCCATTTCGTGAATGTCGAGCTCGTCGCGCCACGCCTCGTAGTGCGAATCGGCATACGCGAGCACCGCCATCTGCTCGCCGCCGTGATGTCGACGATCGTATTGCTGGTCGCCGGCCAACCCGAGCGCGCCGACCGCGACCGCACCCGTGACCGGGCTCTTGATGTAGGCGCTCGCCCACGTGGTGCCGGAGGTCTTGTCCCACT
It includes:
- a CDS encoding MOSC domain-containing protein, which produces MKPVVSRLVSVRVGLIARYPRPKWDKTSGTTWASAYIKSPVTGAVAVGALGLAGDQQYDRRHHGGEQMAVLAYADSHYEAWRDELDIHEMGPGGFGENLTVSGIDETSVCIGDTWAVGDVRLQVSQPRGPCMNIARRWDRADLLEKVAASGRSGWYLRVLTPGTIAVNQPFKLLERLHPDFTVAKVLALRMGHEKSADLAARLTECAELSPVWREKFAVAAE